In one Nostoc sp. KVJ3 genomic region, the following are encoded:
- a CDS encoding F0F1 ATP synthase subunit gamma yields the protein MANLKAIRDRIQSVKNTKKITEAMRLVAAARVRRAQEQVLATRPFADRLAQVLYGLQSRLRFEEANLPLLKKRQVKSVGLLVISGDRGLCGGYNSNVIRRAENRAKEIKAEGLDYQFVLVGRKATQYFQRRNQPIDATYSGLEQIPTAEEANQIADQLLSLFLSEKVDRIELIYTRFLSLVSSRPVVQTLLPLDTQGLEAADDEIFRLTTRGGKFEVEREKVTKQVRPLAPDMIFEQDPVQILDSLLPLYLSNQLLRALQESAASELAARMTAMSNASENAGELINSLTLSYNKARQAAITQELLEVVGGAEALT from the coding sequence ATGGCCAATCTAAAAGCAATACGCGATCGCATCCAGTCGGTCAAAAACACCAAAAAAATCACAGAAGCCATGCGTCTCGTAGCTGCGGCTAGAGTGCGTCGGGCGCAAGAACAAGTGCTAGCAACTCGCCCCTTTGCCGATCGCTTGGCACAAGTATTGTATGGTTTGCAAAGCCGTCTGCGCTTTGAAGAAGCAAACCTACCACTACTGAAAAAACGGCAAGTTAAGTCAGTCGGGCTGTTAGTAATTTCAGGCGATCGCGGTTTATGCGGCGGCTACAATAGTAACGTTATCCGTCGTGCAGAAAACCGCGCCAAAGAAATCAAGGCAGAAGGCTTAGACTATCAATTTGTCCTCGTCGGGCGCAAAGCTACACAGTACTTTCAACGCCGCAATCAGCCCATTGATGCTACCTACAGTGGTTTAGAGCAAATCCCCACCGCCGAGGAAGCCAATCAGATTGCTGACCAACTACTTTCCTTATTCCTTTCGGAAAAAGTTGACCGCATCGAATTAATCTATACCAGATTCCTTTCCTTGGTTAGTTCCCGTCCCGTAGTGCAAACCCTACTTCCTCTAGATACTCAAGGTCTAGAAGCAGCCGACGACGAAATCTTCCGCTTAACAACCCGTGGTGGTAAATTTGAAGTCGAACGGGAGAAAGTGACTAAGCAAGTCCGCCCGTTAGCTCCTGACATGATTTTTGAGCAAGACCCAGTACAGATTCTCGATTCTCTGTTACCTCTGTATCTGAGTAACCAGCTATTGCGGGCGCTACAAGAATCTGCCGCTAGTGAACTAGCAGCGCGGATGACAGCTATGAGTAATGCCAGTGAAAATGCCGGTGAACTGATAAACAGCCTCACCCTGTCTTACAACAAAGCCCGACAAGCGGCAATTACCCAAGAACTACTTGAGGTTGTGGGTGGTGCTGAAGCGTTGACTTAG